CATTCCCATCGGAGAAGGGGTGAATTTGTTCGAATCGAGCGTGAATATTTGTTGTATGGGCTATATTGTCTTTTTGTTTTATGTTTATATCGCTAATAAGAATTTTGATTAACTCTGGTATTTTTATATAATTTGCCGTTGGGACATTTGAGCCAACAATCCTTACACCATGTCTACGGTATAGCCCTGCATCATCTCTAATGCTATTCATTAGAATGCTGTGCAATTTCAAAATTAAATTTTCATCCAATATATTGGATGTTTTTAAATAATTAAAAAGATAATGAAGTGCTGACTGATGATTTTTTACTTCAAGTTGTTCAATGATGGTTTTGCTTGGTATAGATTTGTTATTGAACATTATGTCGGCCGTTTCATCTTCGGATAGAGTAGATCCTTCTATTTTATTGGAGTTGTAGGTGAGAGTTAGAAGAAACTGTTTGTAGATGTCAGGATTTTTTAATATGATATCTAAAATGTTTTTATATTTTTTTGATTGTTTTGCTATAAGCATTTTTTTGGCATCCAGAATGGTTTCGGGGATTATGTTTTGGCCAGTATATTCTTTGTATATTTCATCAATAGCAATTTCCTGTTTCTTCCTGGGATTTGATTTGCCGTTCCACCAGTTATTGAATGCAACAAAAGATACTCCAATCTTATTGGCAATTTCAGTCTGGGTTAGTCCAGAGGTGTCTTGAATTATTTTTAGTTTTTCTTTAATAGTCATATTAGTAAATTATCAAACTTTATAAAGTTTGTCAATATTATATAACATTATAAAGTTATAGTTTATGTGTTTCATGGATATAAGTTAAAAGATGAAAGATAAAAGTTGCCCCGCTGACGTCACTTTGTGACTAGCGGGATGTCGCACTCCCCAGTTAAATAGAAATGATTTCACGGGGCAAGTCCCAGTGAAACAAAGAGGGTTTCACGGGATAAATCCCAGTTAAACAAAGAGCGTTTCACGGGATAAATCTTGAATTGTGAATTTATTTTCTATCCAAAATATCGAAACCGATATAACCGATATTGATAGCTTCACAGATAAAATCTTCTAGTTGTGTGTAGTTATTTTTTTATTTCAGTTTATTAAATAGGGAACTTGACAATCGTCTAATAATCGTCTATTATATGTCTATAAGATATGTAAGATAAACTTATGTTTACGCCAAAATACACGATAACAGCAAAACTTTTAAGAAATATTAAACGAATAGCTGAGATTTCCACTGAGTTAAATAGCCGTAGTTTTTCTAGGGTTGTACTTTTGGAAATGGAGCGTCGTGCTCGTGAAATATCGGCTCATTCTTCTACAAGCATAGAGGGCAATCCTTTACCACTTACTGACGTTAAAAGAATTCTTAAAAACAAGCCAGAAAATGCTCTTGATTCAGAAAAAGAAGTTTTAAATTACAATAAGGCCTTGGTTGAATTGGAAAAAATAATTAAAGAAGGAGATATTTTAGTAAATATTAAATTGATAGAAAAAATTCAGAAGATAGTTACCGAGGGTCTTATTCAAGAACACAATTGGGGACATATTCGGAAGGAGCCAGTTTTTGTTAATAATCCAGTAAGCGGAGCAACAATATATTTACCACCAGACCATCACGATGTGGTTTTAATGCTGAATGATTTGTTTGATTTTTTAAAAAATAATTCTCAATCAGTTGATCCTCTTATCCTGGCTGGTATATTTCACAAGCAATTTGTAATTATACATCCTTTTGTTGACGGCAATGGTCGTACGTCTCGTTTGTCGACAAAAGTTCTCTTGGCTAAAATGGGAGTTGATA
The sequence above is a segment of the Patescibacteria group bacterium genome. Coding sequences within it:
- a CDS encoding Fic family protein, producing MTIKEKLKIIQDTSGLTQTEIANKIGVSFVAFNNWWNGKSNPRKKQEIAIDEIYKEYTGQNIIPETILDAKKMLIAKQSKKYKNILDIILKNPDIYKQFLLTLTYNSNKIEGSTLSEDETADIMFNNKSIPSKTIIEQLEVKNHQSALHYLFNYLKTSNILDENLILKLHSILMNSIRDDAGLYRRHGVRIVGSNVPTANYIKIPELIKILISDINIKQKDNIAHTTNIHARFEQIHPFSDGNGRIGRLLLIAMLLKNNIAPATIKQEKKQIYYTSLRRAQLKSDYTQLEDFICEAINIGFDILNRK
- a CDS encoding Fic family protein, with protein sequence MFTPKYTITAKLLRNIKRIAEISTELNSRSFSRVVLLEMERRAREISAHSSTSIEGNPLPLTDVKRILKNKPENALDSEKEVLNYNKALVELEKIIKEGDILVNIKLIEKIQKIVTEGLIQEHNWGHIRKEPVFVNNPVSGATIYLPPDHHDVVLMLNDLFDFLKNNSQSVDPLILAGIFHKQFVIIHPFVDGNGRTSRLSTKVLLAKMGVDTFNLFSFENYYNLNVTKYFGEVGLVGNYYDLENKIDFTSWLEYFTEGIIDELLRVKKEIEKEVISPDTELKEYHKEMLDFIKEKGFIADRDYSNLTNRAKPTRNLDFRKLIDLGLIIKLGKGKATYYKLK